In the Kribbella sp. NBC_00482 genome, one interval contains:
- a CDS encoding winged helix DNA-binding domain-containing protein yields MEITWAAVVARRMRRHFLSEAAETPGDAVRAMCGAHAQIAAAGEVSVALRVDGANRESVQRDEGLVKTFGPRGTVHLLPLDDLPMWTGALSALPAGGQQPEPIRMTPDELDQVVAAIGEALANDDLTVDELTEEVVRRTGEWARTPTIPAFQGAWARWRQAVHVAAHAGVLCHGPMRGRLTTYSNPHRLRPFDPMPAEKALTELLHRYLYSYGPATPQQFARWLKATPTMVKPYFDQLPQVELNGQTAWVAPGDDEFPDERAEGVRLLPYFDAYGVGSFPRELLFPGKAFDRATARGQAGNYPLLLVDGIVAGVWHQKKTGKKLHVTVEALTPLNRRRRTLLDVEADRLAAILDCAPSLTLGDVTVGAHA; encoded by the coding sequence ATGGAGATCACCTGGGCGGCTGTGGTTGCGCGGCGGATGCGGCGGCACTTTCTGAGCGAAGCCGCGGAGACGCCGGGGGATGCCGTGCGGGCGATGTGTGGGGCGCATGCGCAGATCGCGGCGGCGGGGGAGGTGTCCGTGGCGCTGCGCGTCGACGGGGCGAACCGTGAATCGGTGCAGCGCGACGAAGGCCTGGTGAAGACGTTCGGTCCGCGTGGGACTGTGCACCTGCTGCCGCTCGACGACCTGCCGATGTGGACCGGTGCGTTGTCCGCGCTGCCGGCCGGCGGACAGCAGCCGGAACCGATCCGGATGACGCCGGATGAGCTCGACCAGGTCGTCGCCGCGATCGGTGAGGCCCTCGCCAACGACGACCTGACCGTCGACGAGCTCACGGAGGAAGTCGTACGGCGTACCGGTGAATGGGCCCGGACGCCGACGATCCCGGCGTTCCAGGGCGCCTGGGCCCGCTGGCGGCAGGCGGTCCACGTCGCCGCGCACGCCGGCGTCCTCTGCCACGGGCCGATGCGCGGCCGGCTCACGACGTACTCGAATCCGCACCGGCTCCGCCCGTTCGACCCGATGCCCGCGGAGAAAGCGCTCACCGAACTCCTGCACCGGTACCTCTACTCCTACGGGCCCGCGACCCCGCAGCAGTTCGCCCGGTGGCTCAAGGCCACGCCGACCATGGTGAAGCCGTACTTCGACCAACTGCCGCAGGTCGAGCTCAACGGTCAGACCGCCTGGGTCGCTCCCGGCGACGACGAGTTCCCCGACGAGCGCGCGGAGGGCGTCCGGCTGCTGCCGTACTTCGACGCGTACGGCGTCGGCAGCTTCCCGCGCGAACTGCTCTTTCCGGGTAAGGCGTTCGACCGGGCGACCGCCCGCGGCCAGGCCGGCAACTATCCGCTGCTCCTCGTCGACGGCATCGTGGCCGGCGTCTGGCACCAGAAGAAGACCGGTAAGAAGCTGCACGTCACCGTCGAGGCCCTGACCCCGCTGAACCGGCGCCGACGCACGCTGCTGGACGTCGAGGCGGACCGGTTGGCTGCGATCCTTGATTGTGCGCCGTCGCTCACACTCGGCGACGTGACGGTCGGCGCGCACGCCTGA
- a CDS encoding GNAT family N-acetyltransferase, with translation MTTSIRTAITDADYEAWRAVRIAVLPYERCPTVAELRDLERPGRLMLLAEINGEVVGSGHADRSGDGERAALAARVHPDFRRRGVGTGLLRVLADHAVAQGYDTAGATVDDDGSRLFAERFGFVERNREVEQLRTIGDEPQPVAPTEYTIVSVAERPELWAAAYHQVALPTFPDMDHPVALKVSEDDWAKEWINDPAAMFVAVAGDEAIGVAGLMLDSDRPERAEVAYTAVRREWRGKSVAATLKRTSMAWAADHGITEIYTWTQRGNDAMRRLNEHLGFTYGITSISMRAPLPLIAKDLP, from the coding sequence ATGACTACGAGCATCCGGACTGCGATCACCGACGCCGACTACGAAGCCTGGCGCGCGGTGCGGATCGCGGTGCTGCCGTACGAGCGCTGCCCGACCGTCGCCGAGCTCCGCGACCTCGAACGCCCCGGCCGTCTGATGCTCCTGGCGGAGATCAACGGCGAGGTGGTCGGCAGCGGACACGCGGATCGCTCCGGCGACGGCGAGCGGGCGGCGTTGGCAGCGCGCGTCCACCCGGACTTCCGCCGGCGCGGCGTGGGGACAGGTCTGCTCCGGGTGCTCGCCGACCATGCGGTTGCCCAGGGCTACGACACTGCAGGGGCCACTGTCGACGACGACGGGTCCAGGCTGTTCGCTGAGCGGTTCGGCTTCGTGGAGAGGAATCGGGAGGTCGAACAATTGCGGACGATCGGCGACGAACCGCAGCCGGTAGCGCCGACGGAGTACACGATCGTCTCGGTCGCCGAACGTCCGGAGCTGTGGGCGGCGGCCTATCACCAGGTCGCGCTGCCGACCTTCCCGGACATGGACCACCCGGTCGCGCTGAAGGTCTCCGAGGACGACTGGGCGAAGGAATGGATCAACGACCCGGCCGCGATGTTCGTGGCCGTCGCCGGTGACGAGGCGATCGGTGTCGCGGGGCTGATGCTCGACTCCGATCGCCCGGAGCGCGCGGAGGTCGCCTACACCGCCGTACGCCGGGAATGGCGCGGCAAATCGGTCGCCGCAACGCTCAAGCGCACCAGCATGGCGTGGGCCGCCGACCACGGAATCACCGAGATCTACACCTGGACGCAACGCGGCAACGACGCGATGCGCCGCCTCAACGAACACCTCGGCTTCACCTACGGCATCACCAGCATCTCGATGCGCGCACCACTACCGCTGATAGCGAAAGACCTGCCGTGA
- a CDS encoding GNAT family N-acetyltransferase, with protein sequence MLTVRPATDADVPGILELAGEVEHWFGPMVAVPGFHRALHKHIADDRALVASDADQLVGGVLFGGDAPRFAVHWLVVSERVRGQGAGRQLMDAAMDRLTAGRGLAEGDVVDVVTFGADHPGAVTSGARAFYERLGFVPAETAENGPEGGSRQVFRYQR encoded by the coding sequence GTGCTGACTGTCCGGCCGGCGACCGATGCCGACGTACCGGGCATCCTCGAGCTGGCCGGTGAGGTCGAGCACTGGTTCGGCCCGATGGTCGCCGTGCCGGGCTTTCATCGGGCACTCCACAAGCACATCGCCGACGACCGGGCGCTGGTGGCTTCGGATGCGGATCAGTTGGTCGGAGGGGTGCTGTTCGGTGGGGACGCACCGCGGTTCGCGGTGCATTGGCTGGTCGTCTCCGAGCGCGTTCGAGGCCAAGGCGCCGGACGGCAGTTGATGGACGCGGCGATGGACCGGCTTACTGCGGGCCGGGGGCTTGCCGAGGGGGACGTTGTCGACGTCGTCACGTTCGGCGCGGATCATCCGGGGGCGGTGACCAGTGGGGCGCGCGCGTTCTACGAGCGGCTCGGGTTCGTGCCGGCCGAGACCGCGGAGAATGGTCCGGAGGGTGGTTCACGGCAGGTCTTTCGCTATCAGCGGTAG
- the coaBC gene encoding bifunctional phosphopantothenoylcysteine decarboxylase/phosphopantothenate--cysteine ligase CoaBC, with amino-acid sequence MSATGDQTPEATSAPGADVVPKHKPNVVLGVGGGIAAYKVCDLLRRLTESGHSVRVVPTAAALEFVGAATWAALSGQPVTADPFDNVQEVPHVRIGKAAELVVVAPATANLIAKAAHGLADDLLTNTLLTARCPILFAAAMHTEMWEHPATQANVATLRSRGITVLEPAVGRLTGTDTGRGRLPEPSEIFAISQLMLADEAARAAGQSVADLTGKHVLISAGGTREHLDPVRYLGNSSSGKQGYALARIAAARGAKVTLVAANSELPDPAGVQVVPVTSTRDLYDEITGRAADADAIVMAAAPADFRPADVAEHKIKKTADGSVPAVSLVQNPDILQTISHDRSRTDQVIVGFAAETGDADHTVLELGRAKLERKGCDLLVVNDVSGGKVFGSDLNEAVILDRAGSALHVPSGSKDALAGVIWNLVATHWA; translated from the coding sequence ATGTCCGCAACCGGTGACCAGACCCCCGAAGCCACGAGCGCTCCGGGGGCTGACGTCGTTCCCAAGCACAAGCCCAACGTGGTGCTGGGCGTCGGCGGCGGCATCGCGGCGTACAAGGTCTGTGATCTGCTCCGCCGGCTGACCGAGTCCGGGCACAGCGTGCGCGTGGTGCCGACGGCGGCCGCGCTGGAGTTCGTCGGCGCGGCGACCTGGGCGGCACTTTCCGGGCAGCCGGTGACCGCCGATCCGTTCGACAACGTGCAAGAGGTGCCGCACGTCCGGATCGGCAAGGCGGCCGAGCTGGTCGTGGTGGCGCCCGCGACTGCCAACCTGATCGCCAAGGCCGCCCACGGGCTGGCCGACGACCTGCTCACGAACACCCTGCTCACCGCGCGTTGCCCGATCCTGTTCGCGGCCGCGATGCACACCGAGATGTGGGAGCACCCGGCGACCCAGGCGAACGTCGCGACGCTGCGTTCCCGCGGGATCACGGTCCTCGAGCCTGCGGTCGGGCGCCTGACGGGCACCGACACCGGCCGCGGCCGGCTACCGGAGCCGTCGGAGATCTTCGCGATCAGCCAGCTGATGCTCGCCGACGAGGCCGCCCGCGCGGCCGGCCAGTCGGTCGCCGACCTCACCGGCAAGCACGTGCTGATCAGCGCGGGCGGGACGCGTGAGCACCTCGACCCCGTGCGGTACCTGGGCAACTCGTCGTCCGGCAAGCAGGGCTACGCCCTCGCCCGGATCGCGGCCGCCCGCGGCGCCAAGGTCACCCTGGTCGCGGCGAACTCCGAACTGCCCGACCCGGCCGGCGTCCAGGTCGTCCCGGTCACCAGCACCCGCGACCTGTACGACGAGATCACCGGGCGCGCCGCCGACGCGGACGCGATCGTGATGGCCGCCGCCCCGGCTGACTTCCGGCCGGCCGACGTCGCCGAGCACAAGATCAAGAAGACCGCCGACGGCTCGGTGCCCGCGGTCAGCCTCGTGCAGAACCCGGACATCCTGCAGACGATCTCGCACGACCGGTCGCGCACCGATCAGGTCATCGTCGGGTTCGCCGCCGAGACCGGCGACGCCGACCACACCGTCCTCGAGCTCGGCCGCGCCAAGCTGGAACGTAAGGGCTGCGACCTGCTGGTCGTCAACGACGTCTCCGGCGGCAAGGTCTTCGGCAGCGACCTCAATGAGGCCGTCATCCTCGACCGCGCCGGCAGCGCCCTCCACGTCCCTTCCGGCAGCAAAGACGCCCTCGCCGGCGTTATCTGGAACCTCGTCGCCACCCACTGGGCCTGA
- the rpoZ gene encoding DNA-directed RNA polymerase subunit omega, whose translation MSGNQPVAIGITSPPIDDLLTRTDSKYKLVLYSAKRARQINAYYSQLGEGLLEYVGPLVETHVQEKPLSIAMREINEGVLTCTDIDPEAEAEAAAAEKSE comes from the coding sequence TTGTCTGGCAACCAGCCTGTCGCCATCGGCATCACGTCCCCGCCGATCGACGACCTGCTCACCCGCACCGACTCCAAGTACAAGCTGGTGCTGTACTCGGCCAAGCGCGCGCGGCAGATCAACGCCTACTACTCACAGCTCGGCGAGGGCCTGCTGGAGTACGTCGGACCGCTGGTCGAGACGCACGTCCAGGAGAAGCCGCTGTCGATCGCGATGCGCGAGATCAACGAGGGCGTGCTGACCTGCACCGACATCGACCCCGAGGCCGAGGCGGAAGCCGCTGCCGCGGAGAAGTCCGAGTAG
- the gmk gene encoding guanylate kinase: MTTNPGDAPARLTVLAGPTAVGKGTVAADIRERFPEIWISVSATTRKPRPNEVHGVHYLFVSDAEFDRMIADGELLEWAVVHKAARYGTPRQPVLDKLAAGRPALLEIDLQGARQVRASMPEAQFVFLAPPSWDELVRRLLYRGTETPEEREQRLETATVELAAEKEFDVTIVNASVREAADQLVKLIRSPHISGKA, encoded by the coding sequence ATGACAACGAACCCTGGTGACGCCCCGGCCCGGCTGACGGTGCTGGCCGGCCCGACCGCGGTCGGTAAGGGAACCGTCGCGGCAGACATCCGCGAGCGGTTCCCGGAGATCTGGATCTCGGTGTCCGCGACCACCCGCAAGCCGCGGCCGAACGAGGTGCACGGCGTGCACTACCTGTTCGTCTCGGACGCCGAGTTCGACCGGATGATCGCCGACGGCGAGTTGCTGGAGTGGGCGGTGGTGCACAAGGCGGCCCGCTACGGGACGCCGCGGCAGCCGGTGCTCGACAAGCTCGCCGCGGGCCGGCCGGCCCTGCTGGAGATCGATCTGCAGGGAGCGCGCCAGGTCCGGGCGTCGATGCCGGAGGCACAGTTCGTCTTCCTGGCCCCGCCGAGCTGGGACGAACTGGTACGTCGGCTGCTGTACCGCGGCACCGAGACGCCGGAGGAGCGGGAGCAGCGGCTGGAGACCGCGACCGTCGAACTGGCGGCCGAGAAGGAGTTCGACGTGACGATCGTCAACGCCTCGGTTCGGGAAGCCGCCGATCAGTTGGTAAAGTTGATTCGATCACCCCACATCTCTGGAAAGGCCTGA
- the mihF gene encoding integration host factor, actinobacterial type: MPLPSLTPEQRAAALDKAAAARRERAEIKNRIRHSGASPTEVLHEGQKNDVIGKMRVSQLLQCIPGVGKVRAQQIMTRAGISETRRVRGLGSNQIAALEREFAE; this comes from the coding sequence GTGCCACTTCCTTCTTTGACGCCGGAGCAGCGTGCGGCCGCTCTGGACAAGGCCGCGGCGGCGCGGCGTGAACGAGCCGAGATCAAGAACCGGATCCGGCACTCGGGAGCGTCTCCGACGGAGGTGCTCCACGAGGGGCAGAAGAACGACGTCATCGGCAAGATGCGGGTCAGCCAGCTGCTGCAGTGCATCCCGGGCGTCGGCAAGGTCCGCGCTCAGCAGATCATGACGCGCGCGGGGATCTCGGAGACGCGGCGGGTGCGTGGCCTCGGCTCCAACCAGATCGCCGCGCTCGAGCGCGAATTCGCCGAGTGA
- a CDS encoding EamA family transporter translates to MRRDRLVGVVMMLGSGLSTQVGASVAALAFPVIGPAGVVAIRQWVAAIVLLAIGRPRLRSITAPQWRLVVGLAAVFAVMNLSLYTAIDRVGLGLGVTLEFLGPLAVALLASRRVLDLACALVAAPAVVLLARPQATTDYLGIGLGLLAALCWAFYILLNRKVGQELPGATGSAAAAALSGLAYVPIGVVVLLHHPPTVAAASYALVAGVLSSAVPFLVDLLTLRRVPAQFFGVFMSVNPVLAAFVGLVVLDQKLAILDWAAILVIVSANAVAITFGGKKSGVPESGLERRRGRSQPGSSRSVRRSSRRAGARGDPGVRKGVGGRGATVFPLDTVKEHDAEAGSPRGRCDDECWRPDGLLGRRLLRRPEGLRRVGEEPGHQGLRRGRQDAGPGEEGLEVGAEGPAGRLEDCHRLRREGAGRQG, encoded by the coding sequence GTGAGGCGAGATCGGTTGGTCGGTGTGGTGATGATGCTCGGGAGCGGGCTGTCGACGCAGGTCGGTGCGTCGGTGGCGGCGCTCGCGTTCCCGGTGATCGGCCCGGCGGGCGTAGTGGCGATCCGGCAGTGGGTCGCCGCGATCGTGCTGCTCGCGATCGGGAGACCGCGGCTGCGGTCGATCACTGCGCCGCAATGGCGTCTGGTCGTCGGGCTGGCGGCGGTCTTCGCCGTGATGAACCTGTCCCTGTACACCGCGATCGACCGGGTTGGCCTGGGCCTGGGCGTCACGCTGGAGTTCCTGGGCCCGCTGGCCGTTGCGCTTCTGGCGTCACGGCGCGTGCTCGACCTGGCCTGTGCGCTCGTTGCTGCGCCCGCTGTCGTCCTGCTGGCCCGCCCGCAGGCAACGACGGACTACCTCGGGATCGGGCTCGGTCTGCTCGCCGCGCTGTGCTGGGCGTTCTACATCCTGCTCAACCGGAAGGTCGGTCAAGAGTTGCCGGGCGCAACCGGTTCGGCCGCGGCGGCAGCGTTGTCGGGCCTCGCGTACGTCCCGATCGGCGTGGTCGTGCTGCTGCATCACCCGCCGACCGTTGCCGCAGCGTCGTACGCGCTGGTGGCCGGCGTGCTCTCGTCGGCCGTGCCGTTCCTTGTCGATCTGCTCACGCTCCGGCGCGTTCCGGCGCAGTTCTTCGGCGTTTTCATGAGCGTGAATCCTGTACTGGCGGCGTTTGTCGGGCTGGTCGTTCTCGATCAGAAGCTCGCGATCCTCGACTGGGCGGCGATCCTGGTGATCGTGTCGGCCAACGCTGTCGCCATCACGTTCGGTGGCAAGAAATCCGGCGTACCTGAAAGTGGACTCGAACGACGACGCGGTAGATCACAACCCGGTTCCAGTCGGTCGGTGCGACGTTCTTCACGGCGTGCCGGAGCTCGCGGTGACCCCGGCGTTCGGAAAGGTGTCGGCGGACGGGGAGCCACGGTCTTCCCGCTTGACACAGTGAAGGAACACGATGCGGAAGCTGGCAGCCCTCGCGGCCGTTGTGACGATGAGTGTTGGCGCCCTGACGGCCTGCTCGGGCGGCGACTACTGCGGAGACCTGAAGGGCTACGTCGAGTCGGCGAAGAACCTGGACATCAAGGACTCCGACGCGGTCGGCAAGATGCTGGACCAGGCGAAGAAGGTCTCGAAGTCGGCGCCGAAGGACCTGCAGGACGACTGGAAGACTGTCATCGACTACGCCGAGAAGGCGCAGGACGCCAAGGGTGA
- a CDS encoding LysR family transcriptional regulator, whose protein sequence is MDIRQLRCLVEIVDSGTFTDAAIELGISQAAVSRNLLALERELGVRLLHRTSRSLTPTTAGVRVLARARHILAEIDELVSEATSGHTRLRVGHAWSAFGSRTREFQRRWAAEHPGIELQLIRTNTATGGLAEGLCDLAVIRSQLDLRRFGHVLLTQERRYCALPADDPLARKRALTLDQLRDRTLVIDRRTGSTTADLWPESARPLLEHTQDVDDWLAAIASGRCVGVTPEATSTQYRRDGVVYRPLRDAPPVDVHLIWHREDPHPATQAAVDLLIALYRESSSPSR, encoded by the coding sequence ATGGATATCCGGCAGCTGCGGTGCTTGGTGGAGATCGTCGACTCGGGGACGTTCACCGACGCCGCGATCGAGCTCGGGATCTCGCAGGCCGCGGTGTCCCGCAACCTGCTCGCCCTGGAACGCGAACTCGGCGTGCGCCTGCTGCATCGGACCAGTCGTTCACTCACCCCGACCACGGCCGGCGTCCGGGTACTCGCGCGGGCGCGGCACATCCTCGCGGAGATCGACGAGCTCGTGAGTGAGGCGACGAGCGGCCACACCCGTCTGCGAGTCGGTCACGCCTGGTCGGCGTTCGGGAGCCGCACCCGCGAGTTCCAGCGCCGGTGGGCGGCTGAGCATCCCGGTATCGAGCTGCAGCTGATCCGCACCAACACCGCCACCGGCGGGCTCGCCGAGGGCCTGTGCGATCTCGCGGTCATCCGCAGCCAGTTGGACCTGCGGCGATTCGGGCACGTGTTGCTGACCCAGGAACGGCGGTACTGCGCGCTGCCCGCCGACGACCCGCTGGCTCGTAAACGGGCGCTGACGCTCGATCAGCTCCGGGACCGGACGCTCGTGATCGACCGTCGTACCGGGAGCACCACGGCCGATCTCTGGCCGGAGAGCGCTCGCCCGCTTCTCGAGCACACCCAGGACGTCGACGACTGGCTGGCCGCGATCGCGTCCGGGCGGTGCGTCGGCGTGACGCCGGAGGCGACCTCGACGCAGTACCGGCGGGACGGGGTGGTCTACCGCCCGCTGCGGGACGCTCCGCCGGTCGACGTACACCTGATCTGGCATCGCGAGGACCCGCATCCCGCGACGCAGGCAGCCGTCGACCTGCTGATCGCGCTCTACCGCGAGTCGAGCAGCCCGAGCAGGTGA